Sequence from the Spirochaeta lutea genome:
ATACTTCTATATAATTCTCCATAAGATTTAACGACATCGACAAATTTTTCACCTCTCGTAAGTAACCCTTTTCGGAAAATTCTTTTTTCGAACTCATTGAAAATATCTTCTGCAGGTTTTTCTTTTAAAAAAATCATTCTAATTAAGGATAGAATTGATTCTAAATTAGATTCACCGAGATCATTTTCTAAATTTTCCCATTCCTTTGAAATCTTATCTCTGGTTGCCGGAAGTGGCACAGCATCAGGCGATATATTCTGAGCTTTTAGTATGTCGATACGTCGTAATTGTCTTCCTCGATCATTTACGATTGTAAAAAGTTTAAATGCATCATCGAACGATGAAGTTGCTAAATATATTACAACACATTTTTGATTTACAAATTGAATAAATTTTTGCAATTGTTCTTGAGAATATTCCTGTAACTTTTCTTTGAAAATATGAATAGCCTGCAGATATCTTACTTCGGGTTCGACTAAATCTTTTTCCTTCTTGTCTGTTTCCGTCCCTCTTTTTGCCAGGACCAATTCTCTAAAAATTGATCTGTCTTTTACCGTAATTCTGGCTTTTTCTGGAATGCCATCCACCTTGTTTTCTTCTTGTACGATTTTCCCTTGTAATTGCTTTTTAAAATCATCATCTTCAATTAAATCGCGAAGGCAAGCAATTAATATCAATAAAGTAGTGAGACGCTGCTGTCCATCAACTACATCATAGTTCTGTTTTTCATCAGTTTTATGTAGGACAAGGGTTCCAAGAAAATATTGTTGGTCACTTTGAGCTGTAGCTAAATCATCTATCAAGTCCGTAAAATTATCTTGTTCCCAAGCAAATGGTCGTTGATAGTCAGGTATAGTAAAGAAGAAATCAGAAGAAAATAACTTCCCAATTAATTCTGTTTTACCTTCTAAATTGTTCAATGATTTCTCCTCTGTAATTCTGATATTTTGATGCTGAACATAACAACCGCTTAACCAGTTTTGAGGCGAAGCCGAAAAATCTGGTTCAAGCGAATGTTAAATGTTACTCAATAATTATAATTATCTTTCAAAGGATCAATTATCCCTTCTATGCCAGATTCAATTAATCCTTTTTTTATTGCTTTATAGATTGTCATGAAGCTTGGAATTTTAAGTAAATGCTTTTTTTTGACGATGGTTCGATTGCAATATGCTAAAAGGTCCTTGCGGCTTGCCTTAAATGGATAAATATGGCTGCGACTTAAATTATGCCTTTCCAACAGTTTTGCCCGTTGCTTAACTGCTTTAAAGACCGCATTCACTAACCATCCATCTAAATCACGAATCTGTTTTTCATTGTCAATCAAAGGATAGAAGCTCATTATTCCTTTGAAGAATATCCGATTACTCCTGCCAGATAGATATGAGGCAATCATTTCTTCGGTTAAGTTTCCATATAAATATCTTCTGATTTCGGATAGTGAACTCAGAAGTGCTTCATCTTT
This genomic interval carries:
- a CDS encoding DUF262 domain-containing protein, giving the protein MNNLEGKTELIGKLFSSDFFFTIPDYQRPFAWEQDNFTDLIDDLATAQSDQQYFLGTLVLHKTDEKQNYDVVDGQQRLTTLLILIACLRDLIEDDDFKKQLQGKIVQEENKVDGIPEKARITVKDRSIFRELVLAKRGTETDKKEKDLVEPEVRYLQAIHIFKEKLQEYSQEQLQKFIQFVNQKCVVIYLATSSFDDAFKLFTIVNDRGRQLRRIDILKAQNISPDAVPLPATRDKISKEWENLENDLGESNLESILSLIRMIFLKEKPAEDIFNEFEKRIFRKGLLTRGEKFVDVVKSYGELYRSIFIDRDFVEEDNSIKIKYKSLIYIMDKEFSASEWRACVLSYAKKFNEKDFYKFLLKLEKVYLEAWTKGVRKDERFSIYSTILRAIEASEKTTDVLNSIKFKEQPIKKVVTSKNFYLSRYAKYLLLRLEILTSENDAVKEFNAKSIEHVFPQNPASGSNWRNDPDYKSLNSVVHTIGNLVLLSKGKNSSASNLEFDKKKEKYLKERVSDYPRSIQILTEADWTIAKIRERNKDIQERILDDF